The genomic window GGACGTGCACGTCGTGCAGCAACAGCTCGCCGGTGTCGACGCCCCGCACCCCCATCTTGCGATCGAGGTTCCCGACCTCGACGCCGTCCCATGCCCGCTCGACGATGAAGCAGCTGACCGAGTCGTGGCTCCGATCGGCGGGATCGGGGGACGACTTGGCGAACACGCAGTACCAGTCGGCCTGGGCCACGCCGCTCATCCAGCACTTGGTGCCGTCGAGGCGCCAGCCGTCGCCGTCGCGCACGGCTCGCGTGCGCATGCCCATGACGTCGCTTCCCGCCTGCGGCTCGGACAGGCCGAAGCCCGCGCGCTGGGTGCCCTCGGCCACCGGACGCACGTAGCGCCGGCGTTGCTCGGGCGACCCGGCGATCACGACCGGGCCCGTCGGCAGGCGCGTCAGCAGCAGCATGAGGGCGGCCGTGTTCGAGTACTTCGCCACCTCCTCGATAGCGACGGTCAGCCCGAGGATGCCGGCGCCCGACCCCCCGTCCTCCTCCGGAGCGAAGAGGCCGAGCAGACCCGCGTCGCGGAAGATCTCGAACAGGTCCTGCGGGTACTCGCCGGTGTCGTCGATCTCACGCGCCCGGGGCCGTACCTTGTCCTGTGCGAGGCGGCGCACGGACTCCTGGAGCGCGGCCAGCTCCTCGGACAGCTCGAACATCATGGCCGTGAAGCTACAGGGACAGTGAAGCTACAGGGCCGCCGAAAAATGGCAACGAGCCCCCTCGCGGAGGCTCGTTGCAGGGAGAGCGGGAAGCCGTCAGGCCGACTTGCGGCGCTGTCGGACGATGCGCCGGCGTTCCTTCTCGGTCGCGCCGCCCCAGATGCCGTCGTGCTCGCGGTGGCTCAGGGCGTACTCGAGGCAGGGGGTGCGGACCGCACACGCGTTGCAGACCGACTTGGCGGTGTCTGCGGCGTCATCCGAGGTCGGGTAGAAGATCTCGGGATCCAAGCCCCGGCATGCCGCCTTCTGGCGCCAGGACAGATTCGTCACGGGGGATCACTTCCTTACTGTGTCTGGTTCCAAACCGCCACACCGCGGCCACTCGGACGGGGCGAGCCGCGCAGTGGACTGCAGCTGGACCCTCGATTCTTGAACATGGTGGTTGCGAAAGTCCAGGGGATTCTCCGGGCCGGCTCTGGGGTTTTTCATCGGCCGGCCGAGGCCTTGGCTGGAGCACAACCTCCGGGGGGTTCCCGGGACGGAAAGGGACCGGTCTAGGCCGCCGTCACGGGCTCGTCAACCGGGAAGTGGCACGCCACGAAGTGGTTCGGTCGGATCTCCCGCATGAGGGGCTCGTCCGAGGCGCAGACGTCCTGGGCCCGGGGGCAGCGGGTGCGGAACCGGCAGCCGCTCGGCGGGTTGATCGGCGACGGCAGCTCGGTCGACTTCAGCGGCTCGACCCGGTCGCTCGCGACCACCGGCTCGGGCGTGGGGATCGACGCCAGCAGCGCGTTGGTGTACGGGTGGGCGGGCTCGCGGTAGAGGACGTCGGCCTGCGCCAGCTCGCAGAGCTTGCCCAGGTACATCACCATCACCCGGTCGCTGATGTTCTTCACGACCGACAGGTCGTGGGAGATGAAGAGCATGGTGAGGCCGTAGCGGGCCTTCATGTCCTCGAGCAGGTTGAGGATCTGCGCCTGCACCGACACGTCGAGGGCCGACACGGGCTCGTCACAGATGAGCAGCTTCGGGTCGACGATGAGGGCGCGGGCCAGGCTCACCCGCTGACACTGGCCGCCGGAGAACTGGTGCGGTCGCCGGTCGCTGACGTCGGGGTCGAGCCCGACCGTCTCCAGCACCGAGTTGACGCGGTGGCGACGCGCCTCCTTCTCGCCGGCGATGACGAGCGGCTCGGCCACGATGTCGCGCACGCGCCGGCGGGGGTTCAGCGACGAGACCGGGTCCTGGAAGATGAGCTGCATGCGCCGGCGGGTCTTGCGCAGCTCCTCCCCCTTGATCTTCGTCAGGTCGCGTCCTTCGAACATGACCGCTCCCGACGTGGGTCGCGGGAGCTGGATGATGGCGCGACCCGTGGTCGACTTGCCGCAGCCCGACTCACCCACCAACCCGAGCGTCTCCCCCTCCATCACGTCGAGGCTGATGTCGGACACCGCGTGCACCTTGCCGCCGCGCCCGGAGGGGAACTCGACGACGAGGTGCTCGACCCGCAGCAGTGACGCGCCGTTCTCTTCCCGGAGGTGGGCGGTGCCGCTGCCTGCCATCAGGCGCCCACCTCGACCTCGGCGACCGACGGGTCGAGGACGGTGCCGACGGCGNNNNNNNNNNNNNNNNNNNNNNNNNNNNNNNNNNNNNNNNNNNNNNNNNNNNNTTACTGGTGCCCGGGTGTCTCCGCATCGCGCAACGGGGGCTCCTCCTCGCGGCAGCGCTCCTGCGCGTACGGGCAGCGGGGCGCGAACCGACAGCCCCGAGGGAGGTTGATGAGGCTCGGAGGGCGGCCGGTGATGGCGAGGAGCCGGCTGTGGCTCGGGTTCTCGAGCCGGGGGATCGACTTCATCAGCGCCTCGGTGTACGGCATCTTCATGTTGGCGAAGAGGGCCCGGGTCGGCGCCTTCTCGACGACGCGGCCCGCGTACATCACCGCGGTGTCATCGGTGCGCCCCGACACCACGCCGAGGTCGTGGGTGATGAACATCATCGCCATGTGGCGCTCCTGCTGGAGACGCTGGAGCAGGTCGAGGATCTGGGCCTGCACGGTCACGTCGAGCGCGGTTGTGGGCTCGTCGGCGATGAGCAGCTTGGGGCTGCAGGCCAACGCGATGGCGATGACCACACGTTGGCGCATGCCGCCGGAGAGCTGGTGCGGATACTCCTTCAGCCGGCGGGCGGCCTCGGGCATCCCCACCGACTGCAGCAGCTGGACGGCCGTGCGATCCGCTTCCTCCTTGCTGACGTCGAGGTGGTAGCGGAGCGACTCGGTGATCTGACGACCGACCTTGACCACGGGGTTGAGCGCGGTCATCGGGTCCTGGAAGATCATGGCGATCTCGGTTCCCCAGTAGGAACGCATGTCGCGGTCGTCGAGGCCGACCAGGTCGACGCCGTCGAAGATCACCCGACCGGTGCGGATGGCGTTGCTCTTGGGCAGGAGGCCCATCACAGAGCGGGAGAGCACGGTCTTGCCCGAGCCCGACTCGCCCACGATGCCGAGCGTGCGTCCGCGGGCGAGCGTGAACGAGACCTCGTCGACCGCGTGCACGATGCCTGCCGGCGTGCGGAACGACGTCGAGAGGTTGTCGACCACGAGCAGGCGCTCGGCCTTGCCCTCGCCCACCGCCCCCGGGAGCGCCTGTCCCGGCTCGAGCCCGGCGACGGGGAGGTCGTCGGTGCTCGCCGCTCCGTCGGGGGAAAATCGCGAGTGACTCAAATGCCCGCCTCCCGTACGTCGAACCGCGCCCGCACCACGTCGCCCAGGTAGTTGAGCGCGAGGACGGTGAGGAACACCATCGCGGCACCGACGAAGACGATGTGGGGTGTGGTGCCCGAGGTCAGATCGGAGCGGCCGTCGTTGATGATGTTCCCCCACGTCGGCGACTGCGTGGACAGTCCGACGCCCAGGGTGCCGAGCCCGGCCTCCGCCACGATGACGACCGCCACGCCCAGGAGCGCGATCGAGAACGCGGACGGCAGCACGTTGGGGAGCACTTCCCGGATCATGATCCGCCAGTCCT from Actinomycetota bacterium includes these protein-coding regions:
- a CDS encoding acyl-CoA dehydrogenase, translated to MMFELSEELAALQESVRRLAQDKVRPRAREIDDTGEYPQDLFEIFRDAGLLGLFAPEEDGGSGAGILGLTVAIEEVAKYSNTAALMLLLTRLPTGPVVIAGSPEQRRRYVRPVAEGTQRAGFGLSEPQAGSDVMGMRTRAVRDGDGWRLDGTKCWMSGVAQADWYCVFAKSSPDPADRSHDSVSCFIVERAWDGVEVGNLDRKMGVRGVDTGELLLHDVHVPDANVVGEIGGFRLAMLGLNSMRPIVAARGIGLAEGALMYATEYVQQRAAFNRTVADFQAIQWEIAKLATEIEAARLLTYRAAWLADQGKFTKEWVPYLSMAKYYSTELAVKASGVCLQLLGAAGYMKDHPTELYYRDAKQLTIVEGTSQVQLGLIARGVLDRDLWWD
- a CDS encoding WhiB family transcriptional regulator; amino-acid sequence: MTNLSWRQKAACRGLDPEIFYPTSDDAADTAKSVCNACAVRTPCLEYALSHREHDGIWGGATEKERRRIVRQRRKSA
- a CDS encoding ATP-binding cassette domain-containing protein, which encodes MAGSGTAHLREENGASLLRVEHLVVEFPSGRGGKVHAVSDISLDVMEGETLGLVGESGCGKSTTGRAIIQLPRPTSGAVMFEGRDLTKIKGEELRKTRRRMQLIFQDPVSSLNPRRRVRDIVAEPLVIAGEKEARRHRVNSVLETVGLDPDVSDRRPHQFSGGQCQRVSLARALIVDPKLLICDEPVSALDVSVQAQILNLLEDMKARYGLTMLFISHDLSVVKNISDRVMVMYLGKLCELAQADVLYREPAHPYTNALLASIPTPEPVVASDRVEPLKSTELPSPINPPSGCRFRTRCPRAQDVCASDEPLMREIRPNHFVACHFPVDEPVTAA
- a CDS encoding ABC transporter ATP-binding protein; translation: MLVVDNLSTSFRTPAGIVHAVDEVSFTLARGRTLGIVGESGSGKTVLSRSVMGLLPKSNAIRTGRVIFDGVDLVGLDDRDMRSYWGTEIAMIFQDPMTALNPVVKVGRQITESLRYHLDVSKEEADRTAVQLLQSVGMPEAARRLKEYPHQLSGGMRQRVVIAIALACSPKLLIADEPTTALDVTVQAQILDLLQRLQQERHMAMMFITHDLGVVSGRTDDTAVMYAGRVVEKAPTRALFANMKMPYTEALMKSIPRLENPSHSRLLAITGRPPSLINLPRGCRFAPRCPYAQERCREEEPPLRDAETPGHQ